The following proteins are encoded in a genomic region of Arachis stenosperma cultivar V10309 chromosome 4, arast.V10309.gnm1.PFL2, whole genome shotgun sequence:
- the LOC130975311 gene encoding fasciclin-like arabinogalactan protein 21: MTNISINIITLPTPNLHALIIKKFIHHLSLSTMNTSSKRFALFFAISFAAMLCGAKVTATEGLEASFTPSTLSTPPPTPNDLQEHSFFSHTALLPPILSHLGFHELATAAPSLSDTATTASTAWTGPSTIFAPSDSSLRTCFSCSVPSLLREHIVPGLFTIDYLRRLAFGTKIETLSPGRCITVTSDSIQPNTTASKVFIGGVEITQPDLFNNGMIVVHGLQGFVSPLSPFSCDVERMTSLSFPFHPDHRSGQHLQTPGATVQPAVMRLMLRDAMLRLRNNGFSILALAMKVKYAELVTLNNMTVFAVDDLSIFSGSHSYISNVRFHIVPNHYLSIADLEKLPVGTALPTLERGQPLLITTSGGGVTMAPMRINYVRVKVADVIRNVKIVIHGVYLPFPHINPVAAAYDSILGSGGEAASEGASNAAASGGQTQTTEGTCSILDGHGACGVSPMPQVQVKPMVEIEDHHGL; encoded by the exons ATGACGAACATCTCTATCAACATAATAACACTCCCAACTCCAAATTTACATGCACTTATAATAAAG AAATTCATTCATCACCTTTCTCTCTCCACCATGAACACCTCCTCCAAGCGATTCGCACTGTTCTTTGCAATCTCCTTCGCCGCTATGCTCTGCGGCGCCAAAGTCACTGCTACCGAAGGACTCGAAGCATCATTCACGCCTTCAACTCTCTCAACGCCACCGCCAACTCCAAATGATCTCCAAGAACACTCGTTCTTCTCTCACACGGCTCTGCTGCCTCCGATCCTCTCACATCTCGGTTTTCACGAGCTAGCAACGGCGGCGCCGTCGCTCTCCGACACTGCCACCACCGCTTCCACCGCCTGGACCGGTCCTTCCACTATCTTCGCTCCCTCCGACTCCTCCCTCCGCACATGCTTCTCTTGCTCCGTTCCCAGCCTACTCCGCGAGCACATAGTTCCAGGCCTGTTCACCATCGATTACCTTCGCAGACTCGCTTTCGGCACCAAGATTGAAACCTTGAGCCCTGGACGCTGCATCACCGTCACTTCCGATTCGATCCAACCGAACACCACCGCCTCCAAGGTCTTCATCGGCGGCGTAGAGATCACGCAGCCGGATCTTTTCAACAACGGAATGATCGTCGTTCACGGTCTCCAAGGCTTCGTCTCTCCTCTGTCTCCGTTTTCTTGCGACGTGGAGAGGATGACGTCGCTCTCCTTTCCCTTCCATCCGGATCACCGCTCCGGTCAGCATCTCCAAACTCCCGGCGCCACCGTTCAGCCAGCTGTGATGCGCCTCATGCTCAGGGACGCCATGCTCAGGCTCCGCAACAACGGCTTCAGCATCCTAGCGCTAGCTATGAAGGTGAAGTACGCAGAGCTGGTAACTCTCAATAACATGACCGTGTTCGCCGTGGATGACCTCTCCATCTTCTCTGGTTCGCACTCGTACATCAGCAACGTGAGGTTTCACATCGTGCCGAACCACTACTTGTCGATCGCAGATCTGGAGAAGCTTCCAGTAGGAACTGCTCTTCCAACCTTGGAACGTGGCCAGCCGTTGCTGATAACAACCTCTGGTGGAGGAGTTACCATGGCGCCGATGAGAATCAACTACGTCAGGGTCAAGGTTGCTGACGTCATACGTAACGTCAAGATCGTCATCCACGGCGTGTACTTGCCTTTTCCGCATATCAATCCGGTAGCGGCGGCCTATGACAGTATCTTAGGATCAGGAGGCGAAGCTGCTTCGGAAGGAGCGAGTAATGCAGCTGCTTCTGGTGGTCAGACTCAGACTACGGAAGGAACCTGTTCTATTCTTGATGGACACGGAGCTTGTGGCGTCTCACCAATGCCTCAGGTTCAGGTTAAGCCAATGGTGGAGATAGAAGACCACCACGGCCTGTGA
- the LOC130976411 gene encoding photosynthetic NDH subunit of lumenal location 4, chloroplastic: MARSLSSVATGPKLGFSYTCPSCIWKPKPNPKVTCSAHKSNPLAGIGIGIVASSVVALTPFNADATRIEYYATTAEPLCEYNYVKSGLGYCDILEGFGDEAPLGELINVHYTARFGDERVFDSSYKRGRPLTMRIGVGKVIKGLDQGILGGEGVPPMRIGGKRKLKIPPMLAYGPEPAGCFSGDCNIPGNATLLYDINFVGIYSGNRK, from the exons ATGGCACGCTCACTTTCTTCCGTTGCAACGGGTCCCAAACTGGGGTTTTCTTACACTTGTCCATCTTGTATTTGGAAACCGAAGCCTAACCCCAAGGTTACTTGTTCAGCACATAAGAGTAATCCATTGGCTGGTATCGGAATTGGGATTGTAGCATCTTCGGTGGTGGCCTTAACGCCCTTCAATGCTGACGCCACCAGAATCGAATACTACGCCACCACGGCTGAGCCCTTGTGCGAGTACAACTACGTTAAGTCCGGCCTCGGTTACTGTGACATTCTCGAGGGCTTCGGCGATGAGGCCCCCCTCGGCGAGCTCATCAAT GTTCACTATACCGCAAGGTTCGGGGATGAGAGAGTGTTTGATAGCAGCTACAAACGTGGCAGACCTCTCACCATGCGCATTGGTGTTGGCAAG GTGATTAAGGGGCTGGATCAGGGAATTTTAGGTGGGGAAGGAGTGCCTCCAATGAGGATAG GTGGGAAACGCAAACTCAAGATCCCTCCAATGTTAGCTTATGGCCCTGAACCTGCTGGATGCTTCTCAG GTGACTGCAACATACCCGGCAATGCAACTCTTCTATATGACATTAATTTTGTTGGTATTTATTCTGGTAATAGAAAGTGA